The following are encoded together in the Pedobacter sp. D749 genome:
- a CDS encoding cytidine deaminase, translating into MNSLNLNISFEQYESITELTLADRTLCELSEKALNTSYSPYSKFRVGTAIRLASGETVLGSNQENLAYPSGLCAERVALFTIGATYPNAVIESMAITAQTDHFEILKPVTSCGGCLQVMAEFERKQNAPIEVIFYCLNGEVLKVPSVKSLLPFSFVEDRLER; encoded by the coding sequence ATGAATTCATTAAATTTAAATATATCTTTTGAACAATACGAAAGTATTACAGAATTAACATTGGCAGATAGAACCCTTTGCGAACTTTCAGAAAAGGCTTTAAATACTTCTTATTCTCCCTATTCTAAATTTAGGGTGGGTACAGCAATCCGCCTGGCCTCAGGCGAAACCGTTCTAGGCAGCAACCAGGAAAATTTAGCTTATCCATCTGGGCTTTGTGCAGAACGTGTAGCTCTTTTTACCATTGGCGCCACCTACCCAAATGCAGTGATTGAAAGCATGGCTATTACTGCCCAGACTGATCATTTTGAGATTTTAAAACCTGTTACCTCTTGTGGAGGCTGTTTGCAGGTGATGGCAGAGTTTGAACGTAAGCAAAATGCACCAATCGAGGTGATTTTTTATTGCTTAAACGGAGAGGTTTTAAAAGTACCGAGTGTAAAGAGTTTACTGCCTTTTTCATTTGTAGAGGATCGGTTGGAGCGATAG